The sequence below is a genomic window from Acidilobus saccharovorans 345-15.
AGGATAGTTGAGCTTGAGAGGGAGGGCTACGCCTATATAAAGCCCTGAAGGCAGCCGCTCCGCCGAGGCCTGCGGCCGCCGCCACGCACACCGTGGGCAGAACCCCGACCAGCGCCGCCCTGAGGCCCTGGGATATCACCTCATAGTAGAGCCCAGCTATCATCAGCGCCGCTCCCCCCACGGCGAGCGGCAAACCCTTCGCGGCGCTCCTCAGGTACCTCCGCGAGAACGCAGCATAGAGCAGAGATATCGCTGAGTGGGAAGTGAACAGCGCAGTGAGCGAAACTATTACAGAGTAGAAGTAAACGTTAAGCACCCCAGCCACGGCTCCAACTAGGTTAACTCCTACAACTACTGCTAGGACCAGCATCGCGGACCTGTCGACCCTGATGCCAGTTAGCGCGTAGGTCAGCCTCTGCACTGCCATGAAGGCTGCCACCAGCGTGCCGAAGAGGCTGCTCAGGGTAAGCGCCACGTAGAGGTAGGGGAACCAGCCTCCGACGAACCTCTCTGCTACCCAGAGCCCTGGATACTGGGTCTCCGCTAGCAGCGAGGAGACCCCCAGGTCTGTGAAGCCAGCCGCGGCGACCTCGTAGTACGCGGCAAAGGATATGGTCGCTGCGCCTACTAGGAAAGCTGCAAGAAATGAGAGGCTCACGTCCCTTGACCCCCTCCTGGCCTCGTAACCCATGAAGAACGAGGCCCCGCCCCCTGCCACAGTGAAGGCGGCCGCCATGGAGCCTGCGAAGAGGTCCTGGGGGGCCACTGAGAGACTGGGGGGCCTAAGCCCAGTGCGCATCAGCACTAACGCTCCAAGCAGAACGATCACTACGACTTCCGCCGCTGAGGTGAAGAGCGTGATCCCCAGGGGGGCAGTTGTGCCAGTCACCGCAAGCCCTGCCACGGCAAGCGGAACTAAAATGGCCGCGAGCTCCGTGAGCGGCCTCGAGGCGGGGAGCAGCACGGGGAGCATTGCGCCAGCGAAGTATGATGAGATGGCCGATATGTACACGGTGTAGCTAAGCCAGTACGTCCAACCGACGGCCCTGGCTATGCCCTCCCCGGCCGACCTCCTGGCAAACTCGTAGGTGCCGCCGTAGGAAGCTATGACCTTAGAGTAGC
It includes:
- a CDS encoding amino acid permease, which encodes MKELRKSSVPGYMIFAQSLSSIAPLSSTAALLTIVMAQSLASAPLATILGVAMYGIWVAIGYSYSKVIASYGGTYEFARRSAGEGIARAVGWTYWLSYTVYISAISSYFAGAMLPVLLPASRPLTELAAILVPLAVAGLAVTGTTAPLGITLFTSAAEVVVIVLLGALVLMRTGLRPPSLSVAPQDLFAGSMAAAFTVAGGGASFFMGYEARRGSRDVSLSFLAAFLVGAATISFAAYYEVAAAGFTDLGVSSLLAETQYPGLWVAERFVGGWFPYLYVALTLSSLFGTLVAAFMAVQRLTYALTGIRVDRSAMLVLAVVVGVNLVGAVAGVLNVYFYSVIVSLTALFTSHSAISLLYAAFSRRYLRSAAKGLPLAVGGAALMIAGLYYEVISQGLRAALVGVLPTVCVAAAAGLGGAAAFRALYRRSPPSQAQLSS